Proteins encoded by one window of Methanoculleus thermophilus:
- a CDS encoding cache domain-containing protein: MTGQKVLIAAVIALIIVAAGIMLAFGPGATGPAPAESVPVKKVPTQDEMRALVAEIAGQIDGDAFAALRPGDENTTAYIAIHDRLNAFRSANPEIVYISTMRRVGDAIEQVVDADYGSSDGYAIGDGYYVAEPDEPFLAGFTEPYTEVYSRVYGYAPVRDASGVAVGVVCLEPDGPIEQERIEALAAEIAGQIDGDAFAALKPGDENTTAFITIRDQLEAFRTANPEISYIYTMRKVDDTVEYVVDADYGSEDGVAIGNGYALTDLDAGLLAGYEGPTAEIYSIIYAYAPIMNASGSSVGIVGVDMGFVHRP; the protein is encoded by the coding sequence ATGACAGGCCAGAAAGTTCTGATAGCCGCAGTTATTGCGCTGATTATTGTTGCAGCAGGGATTATGCTTGCATTTGGGCCCGGCGCGACCGGGCCGGCTCCCGCCGAGAGCGTGCCGGTGAAGAAGGTGCCCACGCAGGATGAGATGAGGGCTCTCGTGGCGGAGATTGCGGGGCAGATCGACGGAGACGCCTTCGCCGCGCTCAGGCCCGGCGACGAGAATACCACGGCATATATCGCCATCCATGACCGGCTCAATGCTTTCCGGTCCGCAAATCCCGAGATCGTCTACATCTCGACGATGCGCAGGGTGGGGGACGCCATCGAGCAGGTCGTTGATGCGGACTACGGCAGCAGCGACGGATACGCAATCGGCGACGGATACTACGTTGCGGAACCGGACGAGCCTTTCCTTGCCGGATTTACGGAGCCCTACACTGAGGTCTACTCCAGGGTCTACGGGTATGCTCCGGTGAGGGATGCAAGCGGCGTCGCCGTTGGCGTAGTCTGCCTCGAACCGGATGGCCCGATCGAGCAGGAGCGGATCGAAGCCCTTGCAGCGGAGATTGCAGGGCAGATCGACGGAGACGCCTTCGCCGCACTCAAGCCCGGCGATGAGAATACCACGGCATTCATCACCATTCGCGACCAGCTCGAAGCCTTCCGGACCGCGAACCCCGAGATCAGCTACATCTACACGATGCGTAAGGTCGATGATACCGTCGAGTATGTCGTGGACGCAGACTACGGCAGCGAAGACGGAGTTGCGATAGGCAACGGCTACGCCCTGACGGATCTCGACGCCGGACTCCTCGCCGGCTATGAGGGACCCACCGCCGAGATCTACTCCATCATCTACGCGTATGCCCCGATCATGAACGCGAGCGGCTCCAGCGTCGGGATCGTCGGCGTCGATATGGGGTTCGTTCACCGGCCATAA